The Chitinophagaceae bacterium nucleotide sequence TTCCGCCAGCTCTATCTCAACTTTACCAATATTTCTGCCGGCGGTTATTCAGTGTTTGGTTCTATTGATGCAATCAAAGTAATCACTGCATTACAGCAGCGTGGTGAAATAGCAGAGTTGATGAGTGACTTCAGTAAGTTGAGTACACTTACTCCTGAGTACAGTACAGGAATGAATGCAGGTGCAACAATTCTCGCAGCAAAAAATCTGTCCTTTAAAATAAATGCTTTCCGTAATGATATTGACGGGTTGATTGAAGTAAGACAGGTGGCAACAAGAACAAATGGTACACAGATTTACAGTTATATCAATGTAAAAAAAGCATACACACAAGGCGGAGAAGTTGAAGCGAGCTGGTCTCCAATAAAATTCGTAACAGTGAAAGGCGGATACCAGATTTTGTTCACTGCTGATAAGGAAGAATTGAAACGCATAAAAAGCGGTAAGGAATCAGTAAGAGATGCAAGTAATATCAGCCGTACTTTATTACGCAGTGAATATGTTGGTTTGGCCAACAGAAGCAAGCATATGGCTAACCTGAAGCTCACCTATGAAAATGAACAGCAATTTTTTGCCACGGCCCGTGCAGTATATCGCAGCAAATGGGCAGTAAGCAATACAAGCGGCAATACTGTGTATGATGTGAAAGATGAATTTGGAAATGCCTTTGTACTCATCAATGTTTCAGCAGGGAAAGAGTTTAAAAACGGCATACGTCTGCAGGCAGGAATGGATAACATCTTCAATTACCAGGATGCAGGGTATTTACCCAACCTTCCCGGCAGAGTTATGTATGCATCCATCCAATACAATTTTATACGTAAACAATAAACGAAACAATAAATAAAACAAGTAATGAAAACAAAATTCATCCTATCAACAGCAGTTGCAGCAATAATGATTCTGAGTGCATGTAAAAAAGAAAAAACACCTTTACAACAGGCAGACCCGGGTGCTTATAAAGTAGAAGTTAGCGGTAAAATTGTAACTGTGAAGAATCTTCCGGCCGATACAATCGTTACAGTTACTGCACAGGGCCAGCCAATTGGAACCGGTCATTACGGTTTCTTCAGTTTAGAAACCAACCAATGGATTGCCAACAGTGATTCAGCAACAGCAAAATGGGATCTTGCTTTTGCAGGCTCAACTATTCGTGTAAACAATGCTACAAGCGGACCAGGTACTGGTGGTGCTTTTGTTCAGGTTGCCAATTTTGCTGATGTAACAAGCGTATCAGTTGATTCAACTTTTCGTATCGATAATCACCCGGTAAGTTATGCCATTGTGAAGGGTTCAGGCAAAGGATGGTACAATTATGATGGTGTAAATGTATTGCTGACTCCTATTGCAGGCCGTACACTCATCGTCCGCACCGCAAGTGGTAAATATGCAAAAGTGGAGATCCTCAATTTTTATAAAGGTGGGGTTACACTGTCAACAACTGCATCAGATGCTGACAAAACCTATTTACAACGCTATTATACTTTCCGTTATACTTTCCAGTCAAACGGAAGCAAGACTTTCTAATTGTTGATTAAAGTGGTAAAAGGCCTCCAGAATACGGGGGCTTTTTGGTTTTCAATCACCCCCGAACTTTCTTACCTTTGGCCACTTTTATAAAACTAAGACAGGAGAGAATCATGAGTGTGAAGTACAGAGAATTTTCGCAGTTGAATCTGCCCTCCATTGAACAGGAGATTTTAGCCAGGTGGGAAACTGAACAGGCATTTGAAAAAAGTATTGCAGTGCGGGAAGGTGCCCAACCCTTTGTGTTTTTTGAAGGTCCACCCAGCGCCAATGGTATGCCCGGTATTCACCACGTTATTTCCAGAACGCTGAAGGATCTGGTTTGCCGCTACAAAACCATGAAAGGTTTCCAGGTAAAACGCAAGGGCGGATGGGATACTCATGGACTTCCGATTGAACTCGGAGTAGAAAAAGAACTGGGCATCACCAAGGAAGATATTGGTGTGAAGATCTCTGTTGAAGATTACAACAAAAAATGCCGGGAAGCGGTATTGCGTTATAAAGACAAGTGGGATGATATCACCAAAAAAATGGGATACTGGGTCGATTTGAATGATCCCTATATCACTTTCAAGAATGAATATATCGAAACACTCTGGTGGTTGCTGCAACAGTTGTACAAGAAAGGGTTGCTATATGAAAGCGTAAGTATTCAGCCTTATTCACCTGCTGCAGGCACAGGTTTAAGTTCACATGAATTAAATCAGCCCGGAACATACAAGGATGTAAAAGATACTTCTGCTGTTGCTATGTTTAAGGCAGTGAAGAATGAACGCAGCAAGTTTTTGTTTGATGCTGCGTATTCAGCTCCCTCTCCTTTGGAGAGGGCGGGGTGTGAGGTCTATTTCCTTGCATGGACAACAACCCCATGGACATTGCCTTCCAACCTCGGTTTAACTGTTGGTCCGAACATTGACTATGTTCTGGTAAAAACATTCAATCCATATAGCGGTAAACCATGTGCAGTTGTATTAGCGAAAGCGCTACTGCATAAATATTTTCCTGAACATGTGGATGAGTTTGAAGAAGGCGCAGAAATTTATGATGCGGTCAACAACTGGTTCAATCATGGCAGTGATGAATTCCTGGTTGAAAAAAAGGTTGAATTAAAATCAGCATTCGATGCACTGGTGAAGAAAAAACAACTGCCTTATAAAATCGTAGCCACATTCAAAGGAAAAGAAATTGAAGAATGCCGCTATGAACAGTTGCTTCCGTACGAAGCCAATAAAGAAACCGGCGGCGATTCATTCCGTGTTATTCCCGGCGATTTTGTAACTACTGAAGATGGTACAGGTATCGTTCATACTGCTCCTGCTTTTGGTGCAGATGATTACAGGGTAGGGAAGAAATTCGGCATTGGAATTCTCACCATGGTTG carries:
- a CDS encoding HmuY family protein; amino-acid sequence: MKTKFILSTAVAAIMILSACKKEKTPLQQADPGAYKVEVSGKIVTVKNLPADTIVTVTAQGQPIGTGHYGFFSLETNQWIANSDSATAKWDLAFAGSTIRVNNATSGPGTGGAFVQVANFADVTSVSVDSTFRIDNHPVSYAIVKGSGKGWYNYDGVNVLLTPIAGRTLIVRTASGKYAKVEILNFYKGGVTLSTTASDADKTYLQRYYTFRYTFQSNGSKTF
- a CDS encoding TonB-dependent receptor, with translation MITSSNYKQNRIAYGFLQHEWIPNEKVSVIAGLRYDDNRLFAAAFSPKLAVRYSVSKRININASIGRGFKAPDFRQLYLNFTNISAGGYSVFGSIDAIKVITALQQRGEIAELMSDFSKLSTLTPEYSTGMNAGATILAAKNLSFKINAFRNDIDGLIEVRQVATRTNGTQIYSYINVKKAYTQGGEVEASWSPIKFVTVKGGYQILFTADKEELKRIKSGKESVRDASNISRTLLRSEYVGLANRSKHMANLKLTYENEQQFFATARAVYRSKWAVSNTSGNTVYDVKDEFGNAFVLINVSAGKEFKNGIRLQAGMDNIFNYQDAGYLPNLPGRVMYASIQYNFIRKQ